One Streptomyces sp. NBC_01217 genomic region harbors:
- a CDS encoding TauD/TfdA family dioxygenase, giving the protein MTEPSHRPEKPTELEIGYAAGKPPLLHCPELGTVADAVDWLQEHREELRAQLLRSGCLMLRGLPARDAAGFAALRDVLLQKRAAYKEKATPRSDFGDDIYSSTDLPPAQPIMLHNENSYTLDFPGTLVFFCVQAPEEGGATTVGDMREALRLVPAPLRERFAAQGWMLERSYSSFAGMPWEKAFGTADRSQVEEYCQYHRIGWNWLVEDGLRTAQRRPAIIAHPATGERVWFNHAAFWNSWSLDEDVREVLQEAGGAAGLPFETRFGDGGEITEAEAAALRRAYEAVTVRESWQPGDLLLVDNILCAHGRDAFKGDRKILVAMGEPVRLLDCSPSVSPSAVGIHG; this is encoded by the coding sequence ATGACCGAGCCGAGCCACCGCCCCGAGAAGCCCACGGAACTGGAGATCGGCTACGCCGCGGGCAAGCCCCCGCTGCTGCACTGCCCGGAACTCGGCACCGTGGCCGATGCCGTGGACTGGCTCCAGGAGCACCGCGAGGAGCTGCGCGCACAACTGCTGCGCTCCGGCTGCCTGATGCTGCGCGGTCTGCCCGCCAGGGACGCGGCCGGCTTCGCCGCGCTGCGTGACGTGCTCCTGCAGAAGAGGGCCGCGTACAAGGAGAAGGCGACACCGCGCAGCGACTTCGGGGACGACATCTACTCCTCGACCGATCTGCCGCCGGCCCAGCCGATCATGCTGCACAACGAGAACAGCTACACGCTCGACTTCCCCGGCACCCTGGTCTTCTTCTGCGTCCAGGCCCCCGAGGAAGGGGGCGCGACGACCGTCGGTGACATGCGCGAGGCGCTCCGGCTGGTCCCGGCCCCGCTGCGGGAGCGCTTCGCGGCGCAGGGCTGGATGCTGGAGCGCTCGTACTCCTCGTTCGCCGGCATGCCGTGGGAGAAGGCCTTCGGCACCGCCGACCGGAGCCAGGTCGAGGAGTACTGCCAGTACCACCGCATCGGCTGGAACTGGCTGGTCGAGGACGGGCTCCGCACCGCGCAGCGCCGGCCCGCGATCATCGCGCATCCGGCCACCGGGGAGCGGGTGTGGTTCAACCACGCCGCGTTCTGGAACTCCTGGTCCCTCGACGAGGACGTCCGTGAGGTGCTCCAGGAGGCGGGCGGAGCAGCCGGGCTGCCCTTCGAGACCCGCTTCGGGGACGGCGGTGAGATCACCGAGGCCGAGGCCGCGGCGCTGCGCCGGGCCTACGAGGCGGTCACCGTGCGCGAGTCCTGGCAGCCGGGCGACCTGCTGCTGGTCGACAACATCCTGTGCGCGCACGGCCGGGACGCCTTCAAGGGCGACCGGAAGATCCTGGTGGCGATGGGCGAACCGGTCCGCCTGCTGGACTGCAGCCCGAGTGTGTCGCCCTCCGCGGTCGGAATCCACGGGTGA
- a CDS encoding non-ribosomal peptide synthetase, which produces MPYVDLLARLADVPADREAVRHRDRSLTFGELRTAAGRVARALTERGVGTEQVVAVCLPRGTDLVVALLGVLAAGAAYVPVDPALPRLRRLHLLNDSGASLVLVAEASATTDHDDLPVLALDGLVADRGDTGTPGQAPVHPGQLAYVIYTSGSTGEPKGVQVSRGAVTALTHALEQAGVASGDGGRVGWNASPSFDASVQQWTRLCRGDTLVIVPDEARADPAALARLISEQRLTALDITPSHLDTLLDHWPHDDSSPRLSLLVGGEPVSDALWKRLTELGVRGAATAVNLYGPTECTVDATAGWITEGTQPRLGEPLPGVRLRLADTHDRAVAVGETGEIQLSGTGVARGYRGKPALTAERFRPDPDGPAGARCYRTGDLARRTPDGTLEYEGRADQQVKLRGYRIEPGEIAAVLVRQPDVVEAVVLLRDDLPGGAGLVGYCRLRSGAPAPDREAWRHACEETLPDYMVPAELIPVDRFPLTANGKLDRARLPLRADDPAEAEETAGDRPRGEIETLIAQVWSDILGSVRISATDNFFRLGGHSLLAIKVVARLKRELGLSVPVTAVYEHPQLRALAAHIQTTTATPEGGEGRSGQHG; this is translated from the coding sequence ATGCCGTACGTGGATCTCCTCGCCCGCCTCGCCGACGTACCGGCGGACCGTGAGGCCGTGCGCCACCGCGACCGCAGTCTGACCTTCGGCGAACTGCGCACCGCCGCGGGCCGGGTGGCCCGCGCGCTCACCGAGCGGGGCGTGGGAACGGAGCAGGTGGTCGCGGTCTGCCTGCCCCGCGGAACGGACCTGGTGGTGGCCCTGCTCGGGGTGCTCGCGGCGGGCGCCGCCTATGTGCCGGTCGATCCGGCCCTGCCCCGGCTGCGGCGGCTCCATCTGCTGAACGACTCCGGCGCCTCGCTGGTCCTGGTCGCCGAGGCGTCGGCCACCACGGACCACGACGACCTGCCGGTCCTGGCGCTGGACGGCCTCGTCGCGGACCGCGGTGACACGGGCACCCCGGGACAGGCGCCGGTGCACCCCGGCCAACTGGCCTACGTGATCTACACATCCGGGTCCACCGGGGAGCCCAAGGGGGTCCAGGTCTCGCGGGGCGCGGTGACGGCCCTGACACATGCGCTGGAACAGGCCGGGGTCGCCTCGGGCGACGGCGGGCGGGTCGGCTGGAACGCCTCCCCCTCCTTCGACGCGTCCGTACAGCAGTGGACCAGGCTGTGCCGGGGAGACACCCTGGTCATCGTCCCCGACGAGGCACGCGCGGATCCGGCCGCCCTGGCACGGCTGATCAGCGAACAGCGGCTGACCGCCCTGGACATCACCCCCTCACACCTCGACACCCTTCTCGACCACTGGCCCCACGACGACTCGTCGCCGCGCCTGTCCCTGCTGGTGGGCGGCGAGCCGGTCAGCGACGCGCTGTGGAAGCGGCTGACCGAGCTCGGCGTGCGCGGGGCGGCCACCGCCGTCAACCTCTACGGCCCCACCGAATGCACGGTGGACGCCACCGCCGGGTGGATCACCGAGGGGACGCAACCCCGGCTCGGGGAACCGCTGCCGGGCGTACGCCTGCGGCTGGCCGACACGCACGACCGTGCCGTGGCGGTGGGGGAGACCGGCGAGATCCAGCTGTCCGGAACCGGCGTCGCCCGGGGCTACCGCGGCAAGCCCGCGCTGACCGCGGAGCGCTTCCGCCCCGATCCCGACGGCCCCGCGGGCGCGCGCTGCTACCGCACCGGCGACCTGGCCCGCCGGACACCGGACGGCACGCTGGAGTACGAGGGCCGCGCCGACCAGCAGGTCAAGCTGCGCGGATACCGCATCGAGCCCGGCGAGATCGCGGCCGTGCTCGTCCGGCAGCCCGATGTCGTCGAAGCCGTGGTCCTGCTGCGGGACGACCTGCCCGGCGGCGCCGGCCTGGTCGGCTACTGCAGGCTCCGTTCCGGTGCCCCGGCCCCCGACCGCGAGGCCTGGCGGCACGCCTGCGAGGAGACCCTCCCGGACTACATGGTTCCGGCCGAGCTGATACCGGTGGACCGCTTCCCCCTGACGGCCAACGGCAAGCTGGACCGCGCCCGGCTCCCGCTCAGGGCCGACGATCCGGCCGAGGCGGAAGAAACCGCGGGCGACCGGCCCCGGGGCGAGATCGAGACGCTGATCGCCCAGGTGTGGTCGGACATCCTGGGCTCGGTCCGGATCAGCGCCACCGACAACTTTTTCCGGCTCGGCGGCCATTCCCTGCTCGCGATCAAGGTGGTCGCCCGGCTGAAGCGCGAACTCGGACTGTCGGTGCCGGTGACCGCTGTCTACGAGCATCCGCAGCTGCGCGCGCTGGCGGCCCACATTCAGACCACGACCGCCACCCCGGAGGGTGGCGAGGGACGGAGCGGACAGCATGGGTGA